One window of Dyadobacter sandarakinus genomic DNA carries:
- a CDS encoding glycerophosphodiester phosphodiesterase has translation MKKMILAMTLAAFSLTSFDGMSQNKNKVIAHRGAWKNTGATENSIAALEHAIKMKCYGSEFDVHMSADSVLYVLHDHSIKGTNIETTGSAELSQIKLDNGEPLPTLEAYLKAGAKQKKTRLILEIKTSKISKERSLALAAKCVKMVKDLKVAGITDYIAFDFDVCKKVKELAPKAHVEYLMGDKTPEEIRAAGLDGIDYHYTVIKKNEDYIRAMHDQKMTTNVWTVNDEETMKWLLEKNVDFITTNEPELLLRITK, from the coding sequence ATGAAAAAAATGATCCTGGCCATGACACTGGCCGCATTCAGCCTTACATCCTTTGACGGTATGTCGCAAAATAAGAACAAGGTGATTGCCCACCGGGGAGCCTGGAAAAATACCGGCGCCACCGAAAACTCCATTGCTGCGCTGGAACATGCAATCAAAATGAAGTGCTATGGCAGCGAGTTCGACGTACACATGTCGGCCGACTCGGTATTGTATGTTTTGCATGACCATTCCATTAAGGGTACCAATATTGAAACGACGGGCTCCGCTGAGCTGTCGCAGATCAAACTGGATAATGGCGAACCGCTCCCTACCCTGGAAGCTTACCTGAAGGCCGGTGCAAAACAAAAGAAAACACGTCTGATCCTGGAAATCAAAACTTCCAAAATAAGCAAGGAACGTTCACTGGCCCTTGCCGCCAAATGCGTTAAAATGGTGAAAGACCTGAAAGTAGCCGGCATTACGGACTACATTGCTTTTGACTTCGATGTTTGTAAAAAAGTAAAGGAACTGGCGCCGAAAGCTCACGTGGAGTACCTGATGGGTGACAAAACGCCTGAGGAGATCAGGGCAGCCGGACTGGATGGTATTGATTACCACTACACCGTGATCAAGAAAAATGAAGATTACATCCGCGCCATGCACGACCAGAAAATGACCACGAATGTATGGACCGTCAATGACGAGGAAACAATGAAATGGCTGCTCGAAAAGAATGTGGATTTTATCACTACCAACGAGCCCGAGCTGCTCCTCCGCATTACAAAATAG
- the mobA gene encoding molybdenum cofactor guanylyltransferase, whose product MRKPIGIVVCGGLSTRMGTDKSLLVYHQKPQRYHLYDLLAPICSEVWLSCNPMQAPSVLPGFRVITDAPEFAGNGPIAALLSARKMLGTGDFLLVGCDYPFISEASLTGFLHHIDPGSIAAVHFNREGWYEPLLGWYSAASIPLLESSFHQGKTSLQSFLKNYKTQQYTPQSELTMTSVDTPQEYEHARMLLQQNSEL is encoded by the coding sequence ATGCGCAAGCCGATCGGAATTGTTGTTTGTGGTGGCCTCAGCACACGCATGGGCACGGACAAAAGTCTGCTCGTTTACCACCAAAAACCACAGCGGTACCACCTGTATGACCTTCTTGCCCCAATATGCAGCGAAGTATGGCTGTCGTGCAATCCTATGCAGGCTCCATCCGTCCTGCCCGGCTTTCGTGTGATAACCGACGCGCCTGAATTTGCCGGAAACGGACCCATAGCGGCCTTGCTTTCAGCCCGAAAAATGCTGGGTACCGGTGACTTTTTGCTTGTTGGATGCGATTATCCGTTCATTTCGGAGGCATCATTAACCGGCTTTTTACATCACATTGATCCCGGAAGTATCGCAGCTGTACACTTTAATCGGGAAGGCTGGTACGAGCCGCTGCTTGGCTGGTACTCCGCAGCAAGTATTCCTTTACTGGAAAGCTCTTTTCATCAGGGAAAAACCAGTCTTCAGTCTTTTCTGAAAAATTACAAGACGCAGCAGTACACTCCTCAAAGTGAGCTGACTATGACGAGTGTGGACACGCCGCAGGAATATGAGCATGCAAGAATGCTTTTGCAGCAAAATTCGGAATTATAA
- the mnmA gene encoding tRNA 2-thiouridine(34) synthase MnmA, with product MSKHGRILVAMSGGIDSSLAAVLLHEQGYEVIGMTMKTWDYASSGGTKKETGCCSLDSINDARTIAVELGFPHYILDIRNEFGDYVIDHFTGEYLEGRTPNPCVLCNTHIKWDALLRRADRLDCEFIATGHYANMQFSNGRHYVSKGVDTWKDQSYVLWGVSQESLSRTKLPLGHLRKSEIREMARERGFIDLVNKSESYEICFVPDNDYRGFLKRRIPGLEAEVAGGNFVYADGTVVGKHEGYPFYTVGQRKGLGIALGRPVFVTEIRKDSNEVVLGDMPDLFRDGMHVSKLNLQKYASIEQPLETITKVRYKHDGTPAIIEQTGPDQIVARFHDGVNGIAPGQAAVFYEGDDVVGGGWIMKSFRQERGW from the coding sequence ATGAGCAAACACGGACGCATTCTTGTCGCCATGAGCGGCGGCATCGACAGCTCGCTCGCAGCTGTCCTACTTCACGAACAAGGTTACGAGGTCATCGGGATGACCATGAAAACCTGGGATTACGCCAGCAGCGGCGGTACCAAAAAAGAAACCGGCTGCTGCTCCCTCGACTCCATCAACGACGCCCGCACAATTGCAGTCGAACTCGGTTTTCCGCATTACATTCTCGATATCAGGAATGAATTCGGCGATTATGTGATCGACCATTTTACCGGCGAATACCTGGAAGGCCGTACGCCCAATCCTTGTGTACTTTGTAATACGCACATCAAGTGGGATGCATTGCTCCGCCGCGCCGACCGCCTCGACTGTGAGTTTATTGCTACCGGGCATTATGCCAATATGCAGTTCAGCAACGGCAGGCATTATGTTTCCAAAGGCGTAGACACCTGGAAGGATCAGAGCTACGTACTCTGGGGGGTTTCACAGGAAAGTCTTTCCCGGACCAAGCTGCCGCTAGGACACCTGCGTAAGTCGGAAATCAGGGAAATGGCGCGGGAGCGGGGATTTATTGATCTGGTCAATAAATCGGAAAGCTACGAGATCTGTTTCGTGCCGGATAATGATTACCGCGGGTTTCTGAAAAGACGCATTCCCGGCCTGGAAGCCGAGGTGGCAGGCGGTAACTTCGTTTACGCGGATGGTACGGTTGTCGGAAAACATGAAGGTTATCCATTTTATACCGTTGGTCAGCGGAAGGGACTGGGTATCGCACTGGGACGTCCTGTTTTTGTAACTGAAATCCGGAAGGATTCCAATGAAGTAGTGCTCGGCGACATGCCTGACCTTTTCCGCGACGGCATGCATGTCAGCAAGCTGAACCTCCAAAAGTACGCTTCTATCGAGCAGCCGCTTGAAACCATCACCAAAGTCCGCTACAAACACGACGGCACGCCTGCAATCATTGAACAAACCGGTCCTGATCAGATTGTTGCCCGTTTTCACGACGGCGTCAACGGCATTGCACCTGGCCAGGCGGCTGTTTTTTATGAAGGTGATGATGTGGTAGGCGGAGGCTGGATTATGAAAAGCTTCCGGCAGGAGCGGGGCTGGTAA
- a CDS encoding LPD3 domain-containing protein — MDLNLLRRVARERVKVDLVATEIGIYRKELDAEIKFNMSGVKECINQPFDPYPDKILLLIEGLEDALRGARYVGFTSHQNHPKQHVIGYHFFETEIGGKTAYFNIQFTVQNRYFLYSITESIRWETLE; from the coding sequence ATGGATTTAAATCTCTTGCGCCGGGTGGCGAGGGAAAGAGTAAAAGTTGACCTTGTAGCAACAGAAATCGGCATTTACAGAAAAGAGCTGGATGCGGAAATCAAGTTTAATATGTCTGGGGTGAAGGAATGCATTAACCAGCCATTTGACCCCTATCCGGATAAAATACTGTTGCTGATTGAAGGCTTGGAGGATGCGCTCAGGGGCGCTAGGTATGTCGGGTTTACTTCACATCAAAATCATCCGAAGCAACACGTTATCGGATACCACTTCTTTGAAACGGAAATAGGCGGGAAGACCGCCTATTTTAATATTCAATTTACAGTTCAAAACCGCTATTTTCTGTATTCAATCACGGAATCGATCCGGTGGGAGACCCTGGAATAA
- the rlmB gene encoding 23S rRNA (guanosine(2251)-2'-O)-methyltransferase RlmB, translating into MEKRKYPVRKPAPRPSQADMVFGTQSVLETLRSGKEIERLFVQREFGLNEIEKLAKEREVPLQRVPVEKLNRITRKNHQGVIAFVSPIRYMPLHNVLTQVFEEGKTPLFLLLDRITDVRNFGAIARTAECAGVQAIIVPMKGGAQINADAMKTSSGALNFLPICREPNLGETLTYLRNSGLQIIACTEKTEKSVYQVDYSIPTVIIMGSEEDGISREFLQMADASAKIPLNGQVESLNVSVACSVILYEAVRQRLV; encoded by the coding sequence ATGGAGAAACGGAAGTATCCGGTAAGAAAACCGGCCCCCAGACCGTCGCAGGCAGATATGGTATTTGGCACACAGTCAGTGCTGGAAACATTGCGTTCGGGAAAAGAAATCGAAAGACTGTTTGTTCAGCGCGAGTTTGGTCTGAACGAGATCGAAAAGCTCGCCAAAGAACGCGAAGTTCCTTTGCAGCGGGTACCGGTTGAAAAGCTCAACCGCATAACCCGCAAAAATCACCAGGGTGTTATTGCATTTGTATCGCCAATCCGGTACATGCCGCTGCACAATGTGCTTACGCAGGTTTTTGAAGAAGGCAAAACGCCCCTCTTCCTGCTGCTCGACCGCATTACCGACGTCCGCAACTTTGGAGCAATTGCCCGTACGGCGGAATGTGCCGGTGTACAGGCGATTATTGTTCCGATGAAAGGCGGTGCGCAGATCAATGCAGACGCTATGAAAACTTCATCCGGTGCATTGAACTTCCTGCCAATCTGCCGGGAGCCGAATCTCGGCGAAACCCTGACTTACCTCCGAAACAGCGGCTTGCAGATTATTGCCTGTACAGAAAAGACCGAAAAATCCGTGTACCAGGTGGATTATTCCATTCCTACGGTGATCATCATGGGATCTGAGGAAGACGGGATTTCAAGGGAATTCCTTCAAATGGCTGATGCGAGTGCCAAGATTCCATTGAACGGGCAGGTTGAATCGCTCAATGTTTCGGTGGCCTGCTCGGTCATATTGTATGAAGCAGTGCGGCAACGGCTGGTTTAA
- a CDS encoding GWxTD domain-containing protein produces MAGCASSSKTQKQIPEAQVRPTDQQAAVASVSEEYTLISIQSKYLLKDTTQSTVYLYVDALKGKNPIAAQDFIRTYNLNYVIYSDYGTRDRLGYGNVKLDSSNVSKVGDKIVIRYEIKSPNKDYGVLLSEISQTGTLKKVLNDLTIHFKKMAVGQVYGVYTATSTQPLQRHYINLNEEFTLKNTEGSPAQLHVVYYNHDFEAAGSPMNVAQKNAGKTLEIDSTFSINANEPLRFTKEGLYNIFADTSKSEGLGLLVVNERFPKMTRPQLLLEPLLYMSTNNEIGEIKKADDFKKALDKYWLTLMNGNAMLAQQSIRAYYGRVEEANQLFTTYKEGWKTDKGMIYIVLGPPDKVQRSKDREVWTYDRRGNAQNVNFTFNRRNNQFVDDHYELVRYAEYQPIWYPVVEAWRNGSIR; encoded by the coding sequence ATGGCCGGCTGCGCATCGTCCAGCAAAACCCAGAAGCAAATTCCGGAAGCACAGGTACGCCCCACGGATCAGCAGGCCGCCGTTGCGTCCGTCAGTGAAGAGTATACGCTGATCTCCATCCAGAGCAAATACCTTTTAAAAGATACTACCCAGTCAACTGTATACCTGTATGTTGATGCATTAAAAGGTAAAAACCCGATTGCTGCGCAAGACTTTATCAGAACCTACAACCTGAACTACGTGATCTACTCAGATTACGGCACGCGCGACAGGCTTGGCTATGGCAATGTAAAGCTTGACTCCTCCAATGTGTCGAAGGTGGGCGATAAAATCGTGATTCGGTACGAAATCAAGAGCCCTAACAAGGACTATGGCGTACTTTTAAGCGAAATCAGCCAGACAGGCACGCTGAAAAAAGTATTGAATGACCTGACGATCCATTTCAAGAAAATGGCGGTGGGGCAGGTTTATGGCGTGTACACAGCCACCAGCACACAGCCGCTACAAAGGCATTACATCAATTTAAATGAAGAATTTACATTAAAAAATACCGAAGGAAGCCCGGCCCAGCTTCACGTGGTTTACTACAATCACGATTTTGAGGCCGCAGGTTCTCCTATGAACGTCGCTCAGAAGAACGCCGGGAAGACGCTTGAAATTGACAGCACGTTCAGCATTAATGCCAATGAGCCGCTGCGGTTTACGAAAGAAGGACTTTACAACATTTTTGCAGACACCAGCAAGTCGGAAGGTCTGGGGTTACTTGTTGTAAACGAACGTTTTCCAAAAATGACACGTCCGCAGCTTCTGCTGGAACCGCTGCTTTATATGAGTACCAACAATGAAATTGGTGAGATCAAAAAGGCGGATGATTTTAAAAAAGCACTCGACAAATACTGGCTTACGCTGATGAATGGAAATGCCATGCTGGCGCAGCAGTCCATCCGTGCCTACTATGGCCGTGTAGAGGAAGCCAATCAGCTTTTTACCACTTATAAGGAAGGCTGGAAAACCGATAAGGGAATGATATATATCGTCCTCGGACCGCCGGATAAGGTGCAGCGCAGCAAGGATCGTGAGGTATGGACCTACGACCGTCGCGGCAATGCACAGAATGTGAATTTTACTTTTAATCGCAGAAACAATCAATTTGTGGATGATCATTATGAACTGGTTCGCTATGCCGAATACCAGCCAATCTGGTATCCAGTAGTAGAAGCATGGAGAAACGGAAGTATCCGGTAA
- a CDS encoding aspartate carbamoyltransferase catalytic subunit — translation MTKLSVRHLLGIKNLNETDIHTILDTATQFKEVINRPIKKVPSLRDITIANVFFENSTRTRLSFELAEKRLSADVVNFSASGSSVKKGETLLDTVNNILAMKVDMIVMRHSSPGAPHYLSTRIPANVVNAGDGTHEHPTQALLDAFSMREKLGDLAGKKIAIIGDITHSRVALSNIFCLQKLGAEVMVCGPSTLIPRHLNELGVRIGHNVREALQWCDVANVLRIQLERQQIKYFPSLREYSLYYGINKEMLDELDREIVLMHPGPINRGVELTSDAADSQHSIILNQVENGVAVRMAVLYLLAQQ, via the coding sequence ATGACAAAACTTTCAGTCCGGCACCTACTCGGAATTAAAAACCTGAACGAAACTGACATTCACACCATCCTGGACACTGCTACCCAATTTAAGGAAGTTATCAATCGTCCGATCAAGAAAGTACCTTCTCTCCGGGACATTACCATTGCCAACGTTTTCTTTGAAAATTCAACCCGTACCCGTCTTTCCTTTGAGCTTGCCGAAAAACGGCTTTCTGCGGATGTGGTCAACTTTTCTGCTTCCGGGAGCTCGGTAAAAAAGGGAGAAACGCTGCTGGACACGGTGAATAACATCCTGGCCATGAAGGTGGACATGATCGTGATGCGGCACAGCAGTCCGGGGGCCCCGCATTACCTTTCCACACGCATTCCGGCCAATGTCGTGAATGCGGGAGACGGTACCCACGAGCATCCTACCCAGGCATTGCTGGATGCTTTTTCCATGCGCGAAAAACTGGGTGACCTGGCCGGGAAAAAAATTGCGATCATCGGTGATATAACCCATTCGAGGGTAGCGCTTTCCAATATTTTCTGTTTGCAGAAACTGGGTGCCGAAGTAATGGTTTGCGGGCCTTCAACACTGATCCCCAGACATTTGAATGAGCTTGGCGTGCGTATCGGGCACAATGTCAGGGAAGCTTTGCAGTGGTGTGACGTGGCCAATGTGCTGCGCATCCAGCTCGAACGCCAGCAGATCAAATACTTTCCGTCGCTCCGGGAATATTCCCTTTATTACGGGATCAACAAGGAAATGCTGGATGAGCTGGACCGTGAAATTGTGCTCATGCACCCGGGACCTATCAATCGGGGCGTGGAGCTTACCTCGGATGCGGCTGACAGCCAGCATTCTATTATCCTGAACCAGGTAGAAAATGGTGTAGCAGTGCGCATGGCAGTGTTATACCTTCTGGCCCAGCAGTAG
- a CDS encoding transcription elongation factor: MNKSLLLDHLKTLLGERMMVAWSAMEAAQDSANDQGKSSAGDKYETSRSMGQLDRNMHARQYEQARQERLVLEKITGSEVPGKSTLGTLLQTTAGWFFIAVSLGAVEWEEERIMVVSSSSPVGASLLGKKAGDSFMFMQKQHRIEALH; this comes from the coding sequence ATGAACAAATCGCTGCTTTTAGACCACCTCAAAACGCTGCTTGGTGAACGAATGATGGTCGCGTGGAGCGCAATGGAGGCCGCACAGGATTCGGCCAATGATCAGGGAAAAAGCTCGGCAGGGGATAAGTACGAAACCTCCCGGTCCATGGGTCAGCTCGACCGTAACATGCATGCCCGCCAATATGAGCAGGCACGGCAGGAGCGGCTTGTCCTTGAAAAGATCACGGGATCGGAGGTACCCGGAAAAAGTACGCTGGGTACCTTGCTGCAAACGACGGCCGGATGGTTTTTTATAGCTGTGAGCCTCGGCGCCGTGGAGTGGGAAGAAGAGAGGATTATGGTCGTCTCTTCTTCCTCGCCGGTTGGGGCCTCCCTGCTGGGGAAGAAGGCCGGGGATTCATTTATGTTTATGCAAAAACAGCACAGGATTGAGGCTTTGCATTAA
- a CDS encoding YebC/PmpR family DNA-binding transcriptional regulator, whose amino-acid sequence MGRAFEYRKARMFKRWDKMAKTFTRIGKEIVLAVKSGTADPATNARLRVLLQNAKAANMPKDTVERAIKRASSKDQEDYKEMVYEGYGPHGVAILVESTTDNPTRTVANVRSYFNKLGGSLGTMGMLDFIFERKCIFKVKNVAGKDLEELEFELIDVGGEEVFLDEESGLINIYGEFTAFGNLQHWLEDNGYEIVEADFERIPNDTKKLSEEEVAEVEKLIEKIEDDDDVQRVYHNMA is encoded by the coding sequence ATGGGAAGAGCTTTCGAATATAGAAAAGCCAGGATGTTTAAGCGCTGGGACAAGATGGCCAAAACCTTTACACGGATTGGCAAAGAGATTGTCCTGGCAGTAAAAAGCGGTACGGCCGATCCGGCTACCAATGCCAGGCTCAGGGTACTCCTGCAAAATGCAAAGGCCGCGAATATGCCCAAGGATACCGTTGAGCGGGCCATCAAGCGGGCTTCGTCAAAGGATCAGGAAGATTATAAGGAAATGGTGTATGAAGGTTATGGCCCACATGGGGTTGCAATCCTTGTTGAAAGCACCACCGATAATCCTACCAGAACCGTGGCCAATGTGCGCAGCTACTTCAATAAGCTGGGCGGCAGCCTTGGTACGATGGGTATGCTCGACTTTATTTTTGAAAGGAAATGCATCTTTAAGGTAAAGAATGTAGCCGGCAAAGACCTTGAAGAGCTGGAATTTGAACTGATCGATGTAGGAGGCGAGGAAGTTTTTCTTGATGAAGAATCAGGCCTGATCAACATCTATGGAGAATTTACAGCATTCGGAAATTTGCAGCACTGGCTGGAAGACAACGGATACGAGATTGTGGAGGCCGACTTTGAGCGCATTCCCAATGACACCAAAAAGCTCAGCGAAGAAGAAGTGGCGGAAGTGGAAAAGCTGATCGAGAAAATTGAAGACGATGACGATGTACAGCGTGTATACCACAACATGGCTTAA
- a CDS encoding GNAT family N-acetyltransferase: MENKHNLKWVVVPFHSLSVEALYQILRLRSKVFVVEQKCNFLDADNKDQQCMHVLGYAGSELVAYSRIVPAGLSYPYPSIGRIVVSANGRGKGWGAALLQTSIAELEKRYGLTTIRIGAQAHLHEFYGLFGFEQTSGIYLEDAIEHIEMTRQPALPHAGA, from the coding sequence GTGGAAAATAAACATAATCTCAAATGGGTTGTCGTGCCATTTCACTCCTTATCCGTCGAGGCACTTTACCAGATCCTGCGGCTGCGCAGTAAAGTGTTTGTGGTTGAACAAAAATGCAACTTTCTGGATGCTGATAACAAAGACCAGCAATGCATGCATGTACTCGGCTATGCCGGTTCCGAACTCGTGGCCTACTCGCGCATTGTGCCCGCGGGCCTCTCTTATCCTTACCCTTCGATCGGCCGCATTGTGGTAAGTGCCAATGGCCGTGGCAAAGGTTGGGGTGCCGCGCTGCTGCAAACTTCCATTGCCGAACTCGAAAAACGATACGGTTTAACAACCATCCGGATTGGTGCTCAGGCACATCTCCATGAGTTTTACGGGCTGTTCGGATTTGAGCAAACCAGCGGTATTTACCTGGAAGATGCCATAGAGCACATCGAAATGACCCGTCAGCCTGCACTGCCACATGCTGGGGCATAA
- the metF gene encoding methylenetetrahydrofolate reductase [NAD(P)H] codes for MTKVTEYIRRAEGKALFSIEIIPPLKGQNINELFESIEPLMEFKPPFVDVTYHREELIDRVGPNGLVERIPIRKRPGTVGICARLMERFHVDAVPHVICGGFTKDETEDVLIDLNYLGIDNVLVLRGDPEKSAGIFKAKLGGHTYASELVEQVSNMNKGILLRAETETYPTDFCIGVAGYPEKHFDAVSFDTDYQHLRRKVELGANYIVTQMFFDNQKYFSFVERCRAEGITVPIIPGLKPLATRRQLTVLAQIFHLEFPQDLVKEVEKHDSDKDVRQIGIEWGTQQCRELLEYGVPVLHFYTMGKSDNVAQIARAVF; via the coding sequence ATGACTAAGGTTACCGAGTACATTCGCCGCGCAGAAGGTAAAGCCCTTTTTTCCATAGAGATTATCCCCCCGCTCAAAGGACAGAATATCAACGAGCTGTTTGAATCCATCGAGCCGCTCATGGAGTTTAAGCCCCCCTTTGTAGATGTCACCTATCACCGTGAAGAACTGATCGACCGTGTAGGACCGAATGGTCTTGTGGAGCGTATTCCGATCCGAAAGCGTCCTGGTACCGTAGGCATTTGTGCCCGGCTGATGGAGCGTTTTCATGTGGATGCCGTGCCGCATGTCATTTGCGGAGGGTTTACCAAAGATGAGACCGAGGATGTTTTGATCGACCTTAACTACCTTGGTATCGACAATGTGCTGGTACTGCGCGGTGACCCTGAAAAATCTGCGGGTATTTTCAAGGCGAAGCTCGGCGGACATACTTATGCTTCGGAGCTGGTGGAGCAGGTGAGCAACATGAACAAAGGCATACTGCTGCGGGCTGAAACTGAAACTTACCCAACCGACTTCTGTATCGGCGTAGCCGGGTATCCCGAAAAGCATTTTGATGCCGTCAGCTTTGACACGGATTATCAGCACCTGAGACGAAAAGTCGAGCTGGGAGCCAATTACATCGTCACCCAGATGTTCTTTGATAATCAAAAATATTTCAGCTTTGTCGAGCGCTGCCGCGCGGAAGGCATTACCGTACCGATCATTCCCGGATTAAAGCCACTGGCTACGCGCAGGCAGCTCACCGTACTTGCGCAGATTTTCCACCTTGAATTTCCGCAGGACCTCGTGAAGGAAGTTGAAAAACACGATTCTGACAAGGATGTGCGGCAGATCGGTATTGAATGGGGTACGCAGCAATGCAGGGAGTTACTTGAATATGGTGTTCCCGTACTGCATTTTTATACCATGGGCAAGTCCGACAACGTAGCCCAGATTGCCCGCGCGGTTTTCTGA
- a CDS encoding heavy metal-binding domain-containing protein, translating into MLVTTTSNIENKKIVKYIGLVNGEAIIGANIIRDFFSGIRDVVGGRSGAYEQALREAKSIAIREMMDQAQRLGANGVIGVDIDLETIGGSGSMLMVSANGTAVCYE; encoded by the coding sequence ATGCTTGTAACTACTACCTCGAACATTGAGAACAAAAAGATCGTCAAGTACATCGGGTTGGTCAATGGAGAGGCCATTATCGGCGCCAATATCATCAGAGACTTTTTTTCAGGGATCAGGGATGTGGTGGGCGGACGCTCCGGAGCTTACGAACAGGCATTGCGCGAGGCCAAAAGCATTGCGATCCGTGAAATGATGGACCAGGCCCAGCGTCTTGGGGCAAATGGCGTCATCGGGGTTGATATTGACCTGGAAACCATTGGAGGCAGCGGCTCCATGCTCATGGTGAGTGCCAATGGAACCGCTGTATGTTATGAATGA
- a CDS encoding nitroreductase family protein produces MEQSIETINRVIRTRRSIFPPSYIEKDIPDEIIHTILENANFAPSHKLTEPWRFVVFKGESKKRLAGFFSERYRSQTPAESFSQARYDAAGEKVLKSNCVIVINAELHPDKLPEWEETAAVACAVQNMWLTATAYGIGSYWSSPALLEDLARFLELPENQKSMGLYFLGYHDAPELPARRTPIEGKVTWAQA; encoded by the coding sequence ATGGAACAATCAATTGAAACAATTAACCGGGTCATCCGGACCCGCAGGAGCATTTTTCCGCCGAGCTACATCGAAAAAGATATTCCTGACGAGATCATACACACCATTCTCGAAAATGCCAATTTTGCCCCAAGCCATAAACTGACCGAACCGTGGCGTTTTGTGGTATTTAAAGGAGAAAGCAAAAAACGTCTTGCCGGTTTTTTCTCAGAAAGATACCGCAGTCAGACGCCGGCCGAATCCTTTTCACAAGCACGTTACGATGCCGCGGGCGAAAAAGTCCTCAAATCCAACTGCGTGATCGTGATCAATGCAGAGCTGCACCCCGACAAGCTGCCTGAGTGGGAAGAAACCGCCGCCGTAGCCTGCGCCGTACAAAACATGTGGCTTACTGCCACGGCTTACGGCATCGGATCGTATTGGAGCAGCCCGGCTTTGCTTGAAGACCTTGCGCGTTTTCTGGAATTACCTGAAAATCAGAAAAGCATGGGATTGTATTTTCTCGGGTACCACGATGCACCGGAGCTGCCGGCACGTCGCACACCTATTGAAGGGAAAGTTACCTGGGCACAGGCATGA
- a CDS encoding ABC transporter ATP-binding protein: protein MNPGEITLAAQSLTKTLGGKPVLTDINLQLHAGEWLGILGESGSGKSTLLRILGRFLDAEQGDVFFRNEKLRAVSGELMPGHKAIRLIHQEFELFPNQTVEENIAYALRFHDPVYKKKSVEELIAITALESVRTQKAKLLSGGEKQRTAIARALAGQPDVLLLDEPFAHLDNHNRNVLATAIENLRREHRTSCIFVTHEASDALAWSDSIAVLQNGKIIQTGSPQEVYNAPVSSYVAELTGDINWLVSESDTKQHYLRPEKIRLTRNPDKCKWKGKVTAIRFHGNYWEIVCTGNHQQLAFYRTRPELEVGQEVMLNYAAKDLRSV, encoded by the coding sequence ATGAACCCCGGAGAAATTACCCTGGCCGCACAGTCACTGACCAAGACATTGGGTGGAAAGCCCGTCCTGACCGACATTAATCTGCAATTACATGCAGGCGAGTGGCTGGGTATACTGGGCGAGAGCGGCTCGGGTAAAAGCACCCTGCTGCGTATTCTGGGCAGGTTCCTGGATGCGGAGCAGGGTGACGTTTTTTTCAGGAATGAAAAATTAAGGGCTGTCAGCGGGGAGCTCATGCCCGGGCACAAGGCAATCAGGCTGATCCATCAGGAATTTGAGCTTTTTCCCAACCAGACCGTGGAGGAAAATATCGCCTATGCACTGAGGTTTCATGATCCTGTCTATAAAAAGAAAAGTGTGGAGGAGCTTATTGCAATTACTGCACTTGAAAGTGTCCGTACTCAAAAGGCGAAGTTGCTTTCCGGAGGTGAAAAGCAGCGCACAGCCATTGCAAGGGCACTGGCCGGGCAGCCTGATGTGCTGCTGCTGGACGAACCCTTCGCCCATCTGGACAATCATAACCGCAATGTGCTGGCTACTGCCATTGAAAACCTCCGCCGGGAGCATCGCACAAGCTGCATTTTCGTGACGCACGAAGCGTCAGATGCGCTGGCATGGTCGGACAGCATTGCTGTACTGCAGAATGGAAAAATCATTCAAACCGGTAGTCCGCAGGAAGTGTATAATGCACCGGTAAGCAGCTACGTGGCGGAGCTGACCGGCGATATTAACTGGCTCGTTTCTGAAAGCGACACCAAGCAGCACTATTTACGTCCGGAGAAAATCCGGCTCACGCGTAACCCCGACAAATGTAAATGGAAGGGAAAGGTGACGGCGATACGATTCCACGGCAACTACTGGGAAATTGTCTGCACCGGCAACCACCAGCAACTCGCATTTTACCGTACCCGGCCCGAGCTCGAAGTAGGACAGGAGGTTATGCTGAATTATGCGGCGAAGGATTTGCGGAGTGTTTGA